Proteins from a genomic interval of Clostridium sp. AN503:
- a CDS encoding class II fructose-bisphosphate aldolase — MPLIPLRPLLEATVKYGFGQGAFNVNAVAQAKAAIEVHEMFRSAAILQGADLANGFMGGRTDFMNATLEDKKIGAKNIADAVRRYGADSEIPIVLHLDHGRDFDSCVAAIEGGYTSVMIDGSSLPFKENVELTREVVKYAHARGVSVEGELGVLAGVEDHVFSASSTYTNPLDAVEFFKQTEVDALAISYGTMHGASKGKDVKLRKEIAIAIRECMNHLGIFGALVSHGSSTVPQYIVDEINGMGGQLTNTYGISIEELKAVIPCGISKINVDTDIRLAVTRNLKELFVKYPEKRTSPSIGAVYELLEKKKDQFDPRVFLPPLMDTVMYGRIPDDDVAAVTDCVERGVKEVVGTLIVQFGSYGKAPLVEQVSLDQMAERYKK; from the coding sequence ATGCCATTAATTCCATTGCGGCCTCTTTTAGAGGCAACAGTTAAATACGGCTTTGGGCAGGGAGCGTTCAATGTCAATGCGGTGGCCCAGGCGAAAGCGGCGATCGAGGTTCATGAGATGTTCCGCTCGGCGGCGATCCTGCAGGGGGCGGACCTGGCAAACGGTTTTATGGGCGGCAGGACGGATTTTATGAATGCCACTCTGGAGGATAAGAAGATTGGCGCTAAAAATATCGCAGACGCAGTCAGACGGTATGGGGCGGACTCGGAGATCCCGATCGTGCTGCATTTAGACCATGGCAGGGATTTTGACTCCTGCGTGGCGGCGATCGAGGGCGGATATACCTCCGTGATGATCGACGGCTCGTCCCTGCCCTTTAAGGAGAATGTGGAGCTGACCCGGGAGGTAGTGAAGTACGCCCACGCCAGAGGTGTCAGTGTGGAGGGGGAGCTTGGGGTCCTGGCCGGTGTGGAAGATCATGTGTTTTCTGCATCGTCCACCTATACGAATCCGCTGGATGCGGTGGAGTTCTTTAAGCAGACAGAGGTGGACGCCCTTGCGATCTCCTACGGCACCATGCACGGCGCTTCTAAGGGGAAAGATGTTAAGCTCCGCAAGGAGATCGCCATCGCCATCCGCGAATGCATGAACCACTTGGGGATCTTCGGGGCGCTGGTATCACACGGATCTTCCACGGTCCCGCAGTATATCGTGGACGAGATCAACGGGATGGGCGGTCAGCTGACCAATACCTACGGGATCTCCATCGAGGAGCTGAAGGCAGTGATCCCCTGCGGGATCAGCAAGATCAATGTGGACACGGACATCCGCCTGGCGGTCACAAGGAATTTAAAGGAGCTGTTTGTCAAATATCCGGAGAAACGGACCAGCCCGTCCATCGGAGCAGTCTATGAGCTTCTGGAGAAAAAGAAAGACCAGTTTGATCCGCGGGTATTCCTTCCGCCGCTCATGGATACGGTGATGTACGGCAGGATTCCCGACGATGACGTGGCGGCAGTGACAGACTGCGTGGAGCGCGGCGTAAAAGAGGTTGTGGGGACTCTGATCGTACAGTTCGGGTCCTACGGCAAGGCGCCGCTTGTGGAGCAGGTCAGCCTGGATCAGATGGCGGAGCGGTACAAAAAATAA
- a CDS encoding triose-phosphate isomerase family protein — protein MKHIFLNLKRFDIPKEKGGVNSITPIREWGAFIVEQTQEALRAYPGDEVEFTMYFPEAHLIPAVQALCDGSPVKIGCQGVYRDDTAAGGNFGAFTTNRTANAAKALGCSSTIIGHCEERRDKAGILAEAGVTDAGAVVNRILNQEIQAAVKAGLSVLYCIGESEAEQPRWQEVLREQLLVGLDGVDREAVTIAYEPVWAIGPGKTPPGEDYISMIGAFVKDVTGGLDVVYGGGLKTDNAKMLKSVSEMDGGLIALTRFQGEIGFYPEEYLEIIRTYMGS, from the coding sequence ATGAAACATATTTTTTTGAATCTAAAACGGTTTGACATCCCAAAGGAAAAGGGCGGCGTCAACAGCATTACACCAATCCGGGAATGGGGAGCCTTCATTGTGGAGCAGACCCAGGAGGCTTTAAGAGCTTATCCCGGCGATGAGGTGGAATTTACCATGTATTTCCCGGAAGCCCATCTGATCCCGGCAGTACAGGCACTGTGCGATGGCAGCCCGGTGAAGATCGGCTGTCAGGGCGTATACCGGGACGACACTGCCGCCGGCGGCAATTTTGGCGCATTTACCACCAATCGTACCGCCAATGCAGCAAAAGCCCTGGGATGTTCGTCAACGATCATAGGGCACTGTGAGGAGCGCCGGGACAAGGCGGGAATCCTTGCAGAAGCCGGGGTGACGGATGCGGGAGCCGTGGTAAACCGGATTTTGAACCAGGAGATTCAGGCGGCTGTGAAGGCGGGCCTTTCCGTTCTTTACTGCATCGGCGAGTCGGAAGCGGAGCAGCCGCGCTGGCAGGAGGTGCTGCGGGAGCAGCTGCTCGTGGGCCTTGACGGCGTGGACCGGGAAGCGGTTACCATAGCATACGAACCGGTATGGGCCATCGGACCGGGGAAAACGCCGCCGGGCGAAGACTATATCTCTATGATCGGAGCCTTTGTAAAGGATGTGACCGGAGGCCTTGACGTGGTTTACGGAGGCGGACTGAAGACGGATAATGCCAAAATGCTTAAGTCGGTCTCTGAGATGGACGGCGGGCTGATCGCGCTGACCCGGTTTCAGGGCGAGATCGGATTTTATCCGGAGGAATATCTGGAGATCATCCGCACTTATATGGGCAGTTAG
- a CDS encoding ABC transporter substrate-binding protein: MKKRLLSVVMASAMVLSLAACGGSKPAETTAAAAPTEAPKTEAAAEDTTAAETQETEAEKEAITMNVAYMANYGSLWALMSAKDKGYFDEAGITVNLVEFADGPTIISAMESGSIDVGFIGQGAHKLCINGQAKIFALTHISNGDAVIGGPGITGIEGLKGKKVAYSSGSSSEDILLNALTSAGMTMDDITAVDMDASGIVTAMISGGVDACATWSPNSLKILEEMQDATKLCDNLTFADKTVSLGSFICMPKYAEEHRDNVLRFTKALFKGMDYAADDHYDETAKAVAVQVANDYDVVYAQRGDADWLTGKEVSQGAADGTVEKYYEIQKQNFIANGAVTVDPPVSDYVMLDIMEEAGK; the protein is encoded by the coding sequence ATGAAAAAGAGATTATTATCAGTTGTAATGGCGTCAGCGATGGTGTTGTCCCTGGCGGCATGTGGAGGGAGCAAGCCCGCAGAGACTACGGCGGCTGCAGCTCCAACAGAAGCGCCGAAGACAGAAGCGGCAGCAGAGGATACCACAGCAGCTGAGACTCAGGAGACAGAGGCTGAAAAAGAAGCGATCACTATGAATGTGGCCTATATGGCCAACTATGGAAGTCTCTGGGCGTTGATGTCAGCAAAGGATAAAGGATATTTTGATGAAGCCGGGATCACGGTGAATCTTGTGGAATTCGCAGACGGCCCCACGATCATCTCGGCAATGGAGTCCGGCAGTATTGATGTTGGGTTTATCGGACAGGGTGCTCACAAGCTCTGTATCAACGGACAGGCGAAGATCTTTGCACTGACCCACATATCCAACGGCGATGCGGTGATCGGAGGTCCAGGCATCACCGGGATCGAGGGATTAAAAGGGAAAAAAGTGGCATATTCCTCTGGCAGCTCCAGTGAGGATATCCTGCTCAATGCTCTGACGAGCGCGGGTATGACTATGGATGATATCACTGCAGTGGATATGGATGCATCTGGTATCGTGACAGCTATGATCTCCGGCGGCGTGGACGCATGTGCGACCTGGTCACCAAACAGCTTAAAGATCCTTGAGGAGATGCAGGATGCCACAAAGCTGTGTGACAACTTAACCTTTGCTGACAAGACTGTTTCCCTTGGAAGTTTCATCTGTATGCCAAAGTATGCCGAGGAGCATAGGGATAATGTTTTGAGATTTACAAAAGCGCTGTTTAAAGGGATGGATTATGCTGCAGACGATCATTATGACGAGACGGCAAAGGCGGTAGCGGTTCAGGTGGCCAACGATTACGATGTGGTATATGCACAGCGCGGCGATGCAGACTGGCTCACCGGAAAAGAAGTGTCCCAGGGTGCTGCTGATGGTACAGTAGAGAAATACTACGAGATTCAGAAACAGAACTTTATTGCAAACGGAGCCGTCACAGTGGATCCGCCGGTTTCCGATTATGTAATGCTGGATATTATGGAAGAGGCCGGTAAATAA
- the nagA gene encoding N-acetylglucosamine-6-phosphate deacetylase, whose translation MKMILKNGLVYQNHSFLPLDILTDGGVIKKIGTDLQDEDARVMDLAGKKVVPGFIDIHTHGAVGVDVNAASAEDFEKICRFQASQGTTSWQGSILTDTREQTLWCIGQYNRWKEMEHQGADLMGIHLEGPFLSPEYKGAMPEHLLQKPNMELLREYQDAAHGDIRYITVSPEVEGIPEFIPEICSLGMVVAIGHSGADYETAGRAIAAGAMGATHVGNAMKLLHQHFPAIWGAVLEDDEVYCEVICDGRHLHPGTVRLIIKTKGLGRVVAITDSIMAAGLPDGDYKLGVNDVVVVDGDAKLASNGVRAGSTLTMGKALRNLLEFTGRPLEDILPLLTENPAKLTKTFGRIGSIAEGKDADLVVLDKEYHIAHTFVKGRHCYQA comes from the coding sequence ATGAAAATGATATTGAAGAACGGTCTGGTCTATCAGAACCACAGCTTCCTGCCGTTAGATATCCTGACAGATGGCGGTGTGATCAAAAAGATCGGGACGGACCTTCAGGACGAAGACGCCAGGGTCATGGATCTGGCAGGAAAAAAAGTTGTGCCGGGATTCATTGATATCCACACGCATGGAGCCGTGGGGGTAGATGTCAATGCCGCTTCTGCAGAGGATTTTGAAAAAATCTGCCGTTTCCAGGCGAGCCAGGGTACCACCAGCTGGCAGGGCTCCATCTTGACGGACACCAGGGAACAGACCCTGTGGTGTATCGGCCAGTACAACCGCTGGAAGGAGATGGAGCACCAGGGGGCAGACCTGATGGGAATACATCTGGAAGGGCCGTTCTTGTCACCGGAATATAAAGGTGCCATGCCGGAACACCTGCTGCAAAAGCCGAATATGGAACTTCTTCGGGAATACCAGGATGCGGCGCATGGAGATATCCGCTATATCACCGTATCACCTGAGGTAGAGGGCATACCGGAGTTCATTCCCGAGATCTGCAGTCTGGGCATGGTGGTAGCGATCGGACATTCCGGCGCTGACTATGAGACCGCAGGGCGGGCGATCGCCGCGGGCGCTATGGGCGCAACCCATGTGGGCAACGCCATGAAACTGCTCCATCAGCATTTCCCTGCTATCTGGGGAGCAGTGCTGGAGGATGATGAGGTTTATTGTGAGGTCATTTGTGACGGCAGGCATCTGCATCCGGGGACGGTGCGCCTGATTATCAAGACGAAGGGACTGGGCCGGGTGGTGGCGATCACGGATTCCATCATGGCGGCAGGACTTCCGGATGGGGATTACAAGTTGGGGGTCAACGATGTGGTCGTTGTAGATGGAGATGCAAAGCTGGCCAGCAACGGCGTCAGAGCGGGAAGCACCCTGACTATGGGAAAAGCACTTCGAAACCTTTTGGAATTTACAGGCAGGCCTCTTGAGGATATTCTGCCGCTTCTGACAGAGAACCCGGCCAAGCTGACGAAAACCTTTGGCAGGATCGGTTCCATAGCAGAAGGAAAGGATGCGGATCTGGTTGTGTTAGACAAAGAATATCATATTGCCCATACCTTTGTGAAGGGCAGGCATTGTTATCAAGCATAG
- a CDS encoding ABC transporter permease — translation MSSEKKKKKERDQDIISRIPNGGWLLISFLTAMVLWKFLSVNPRTARSFPFAPEVLGSLKTMVERGVLWNDFSSSMISVALGFVFGFVSSVPVAFLMAWYRPVRYVVEPWIQFIRNIPPLAYVPLVVLSAGVGRKPQVIVIWMATFLIMTVTIYQGVRNVDETLIKAARVLGAKDRDIFVKVIFPATTPFIITAVRLGVSVALTTLIAAESTGAMAGLGMRIRSLNNTFEVAPMLLYIIIIGIIGITSEKIIKYLERKFTGWQETRDV, via the coding sequence ATGTCTTCTGAAAAAAAGAAGAAAAAAGAAAGAGACCAGGACATCATCAGCAGGATCCCGAATGGGGGATGGCTTCTGATCTCATTTTTGACAGCTATGGTTTTGTGGAAGTTTCTTTCCGTAAATCCCAGGACGGCGCGCAGTTTTCCATTTGCACCGGAAGTGCTTGGGTCACTGAAGACCATGGTGGAACGCGGAGTGTTATGGAATGATTTTAGCAGCAGTATGATCTCGGTTGCACTGGGGTTTGTTTTCGGGTTTGTCTCATCGGTCCCAGTTGCATTTTTGATGGCATGGTACAGACCGGTTCGATATGTTGTGGAGCCATGGATTCAGTTTATCCGCAATATCCCGCCGCTGGCTTATGTACCGCTGGTGGTACTCTCTGCGGGTGTCGGCCGCAAGCCGCAGGTGATTGTGATCTGGATGGCTACCTTCCTGATCATGACGGTTACCATCTATCAGGGGGTTCGGAACGTGGATGAGACTCTAATCAAGGCAGCAAGGGTATTGGGAGCGAAGGACCGGGATATTTTTGTGAAAGTCATTTTCCCGGCGACGACTCCGTTTATCATCACAGCAGTTCGCCTCGGGGTTTCTGTTGCACTGACGACTCTGATCGCTGCGGAGTCCACAGGAGCTATGGCAGGTCTTGGTATGAGGATACGTTCCCTGAATAATACGTTTGAAGTGGCTCCGATGCTGCTTTATATCATCATTATCGGTATTATCGGTATCACCAGTGAAAAGATTATTAAATATCTGGAAAGGAAGTTCACAGGATGGCAGGAGACGAGAGACGTGTAA
- a CDS encoding ABC transporter ATP-binding protein — protein sequence MAGDERRVKVKIDHVEKIYEGRKGKMIALNGIDLDIMENEFVCVVGPSGCGKSTLLNIIAGLLEPTSGAVYVDGNKVEGTGTERGVVFQQYALFPWLTVIKNVMFGLKLKGMSDDEARKVAMKYIKMVELEDFVDAYPKELSGGMKQRVAIARAYAVQPEVLLMDEPFGALDAQTRTQLQSELIKTWQEEKKTCFFITHDVEEAVILATKVIIMSARPGRIKKIVDINLPYPRTQEMKMELPFLDLKSYIWGEVYKEYLEVRK from the coding sequence ATGGCAGGAGACGAGAGACGTGTAAAAGTAAAGATCGATCACGTAGAAAAGATATACGAAGGCCGCAAGGGGAAGATGATCGCCCTGAACGGAATCGACCTGGATATCATGGAAAATGAGTTTGTCTGTGTGGTGGGTCCCTCTGGATGCGGCAAATCCACACTTTTAAATATCATCGCCGGTCTTTTGGAACCTACATCCGGCGCTGTATATGTGGATGGGAACAAGGTGGAAGGTACGGGGACCGAGCGTGGCGTAGTGTTCCAGCAGTATGCACTGTTTCCCTGGCTGACCGTAATCAAAAATGTTATGTTCGGTTTGAAGCTAAAAGGCATGAGCGACGACGAGGCTCGGAAGGTCGCAATGAAATACATAAAGATGGTAGAGCTGGAAGACTTTGTGGATGCTTACCCCAAAGAGCTTTCTGGAGGTATGAAGCAACGTGTGGCAATCGCCAGGGCCTATGCGGTACAGCCCGAGGTGCTTCTTATGGATGAGCCGTTTGGAGCGCTGGATGCCCAGACCAGAACTCAGCTTCAGTCGGAGCTGATTAAAACCTGGCAGGAGGAAAAGAAAACCTGTTTCTTCATCACTCATGATGTGGAGGAGGCTGTCATTCTGGCGACTAAGGTCATCATCATGAGCGCCAGGCCAGGTCGGATCAAGAAGATCGTGGATATTAACCTGCCATATCCGCGTACCCAGGAGATGAAGATGGAACTGCCGTTTTTGGATCTGAAGTCCTATATCTGGGGCGAGGTATACAAGGAATATTTAGAGGTGCGAAAGTAA
- a CDS encoding glucosamine-6-phosphate isomerase, which produces MKHEYYAYTKEQLLENPKMPLYCLKDNAEVFRQMAQQMVDEIEKNNLAGRHTVFICPVGPVGQYPCFVDMVNEKGISLKDTWFINMDEYLDDEMQWVPESHPLSFRGFMNRTVYTRIRPELVMPEAQRVFPDPGNVEYIPELIERLGGVDIAFGGIGINGHVAFNEADPSMSNEAFLAQKTRVLKITPETRTANAIGDFNGALEDMPNYCITIGIWEIAHARKIRLGCFRNWHRAVVRRAGHGEATAAFPVSLLQQHPDITLTFTDYVAALEG; this is translated from the coding sequence ATGAAGCACGAATATTACGCCTATACAAAAGAGCAGCTTTTGGAGAATCCGAAGATGCCCCTGTACTGTCTGAAGGATAATGCGGAAGTATTCAGGCAGATGGCACAGCAGATGGTCGACGAGATTGAGAAGAATAACCTGGCGGGAAGGCATACCGTGTTTATCTGTCCCGTAGGGCCGGTCGGACAGTATCCCTGCTTTGTAGATATGGTGAATGAAAAAGGGATAAGTCTGAAAGACACCTGGTTTATCAATATGGATGAATATCTGGATGATGAGATGCAGTGGGTGCCGGAGAGCCATCCTTTGAGCTTCCGTGGATTTATGAACCGGACCGTGTATACCAGGATCAGGCCGGAGCTTGTGATGCCGGAAGCGCAGCGCGTGTTTCCAGATCCTGGGAATGTAGAATATATACCGGAGCTGATCGAACGTCTGGGCGGTGTGGATATTGCTTTTGGCGGTATCGGCATCAATGGGCATGTTGCATTTAACGAGGCGGACCCATCTATGAGCAATGAAGCGTTTCTCGCCCAGAAAACCCGCGTTTTAAAGATCACACCGGAGACCAGAACGGCTAACGCCATTGGCGATTTCAACGGAGCGCTGGAGGATATGCCAAATTACTGTATCACGATCGGAATCTGGGAGATCGCTCATGCAAGAAAGATCCGGCTGGGCTGCTTCCGCAACTGGCACCGTGCGGTTGTCCGTAGAGCGGGGCATGGAGAAGCCACCGCTGCATTTCCGGTGAGCCTGCTTCAGCAGCATCCGGATATCACTCTGACATTCACGGACTATGTTGCCGCCCTGGAAGGGTAA
- a CDS encoding extracellular solute-binding protein codes for MKKRWFRTIAALAFASFVLSGCQSTPAPDTLQTQPEKKDKIVLTLFMNIENNRTESVSIYRDFISEFNAGSDTIEVRVDGLPTADGYNEALERRLDDGKNVDLFVVNADSVKQLYSKGYFYDLSEQPVFKQLNDAAKQQAVVNGTAYCVPTKMTAYGIYVNVGLLRQYGLNPPQNKDEFLHCCQVLKENGITPLSINRWYAMTAITMARGLYPVYQAENRDEIISGMNNGSVKIGEYMLEGFRFFAELVEHGYYGDDLTVEGVDSIKANTSDWEDFKTGKTAFVVFPSGVEKDIEEQVPDMEYIQQGFPVLADGTVSLPSISSRLCVNAKGEHVEEALEVLEYLTTRVVKEGLSEEKGFLSVFDEQKIDVKPEIKALYEDAVSPGQIPIEDMSLCFDYWGTTRTLCLDIIGGMTPEEAAEEYNRIQTEKVRVNVP; via the coding sequence ATGAAAAAGAGATGGTTTCGCACAATAGCTGCCCTGGCTTTTGCATCGTTCGTGTTATCTGGATGCCAGAGCACTCCGGCGCCGGATACACTTCAGACCCAGCCTGAAAAGAAAGATAAGATAGTCCTCACCCTGTTTATGAATATAGAAAATAATCGAACGGAGTCTGTCAGTATTTATCGGGATTTCATCTCGGAATTCAATGCCGGGAGCGATACCATAGAGGTGCGTGTGGATGGTCTGCCTACCGCAGACGGTTACAATGAAGCGCTGGAACGGCGATTGGATGACGGGAAGAACGTCGATCTGTTTGTTGTAAATGCAGACAGCGTGAAGCAGCTTTATTCCAAGGGCTACTTTTATGATCTGTCTGAACAGCCGGTTTTTAAGCAGCTGAATGACGCAGCAAAACAGCAGGCTGTTGTGAATGGGACAGCGTACTGTGTTCCGACAAAGATGACGGCTTATGGCATTTATGTCAATGTGGGGCTTCTGCGGCAGTACGGCCTGAATCCGCCGCAGAATAAGGACGAATTCCTGCATTGCTGTCAGGTCCTGAAGGAAAACGGTATAACGCCCTTAAGCATCAATCGCTGGTATGCCATGACAGCAATTACCATGGCCCGCGGGCTGTATCCTGTTTATCAGGCAGAGAACAGGGATGAGATTATTTCAGGCATGAACAATGGCAGTGTTAAGATCGGTGAATATATGCTGGAGGGATTCCGCTTTTTTGCTGAACTGGTAGAACATGGGTATTACGGGGATGATCTTACTGTTGAAGGCGTGGATTCGATCAAGGCCAACACCTCCGACTGGGAGGATTTTAAAACTGGGAAAACAGCATTTGTTGTATTTCCTTCAGGAGTAGAGAAGGATATAGAGGAGCAGGTTCCGGATATGGAATATATCCAACAGGGTTTTCCTGTACTTGCGGACGGAACGGTGAGTCTGCCCTCCATATCCTCACGCCTTTGTGTCAATGCAAAGGGAGAGCATGTGGAGGAGGCTTTGGAGGTTCTGGAATATTTGACAACCAGAGTAGTGAAAGAAGGCCTGTCGGAGGAAAAGGGATTCCTTTCTGTTTTTGATGAACAGAAGATAGATGTGAAGCCGGAAATAAAGGCTTTGTATGAGGATGCGGTCTCACCCGGTCAAATTCCGATTGAGGATATGTCGCTTTGCTTTGATTACTGGGGGACCACACGGACGCTGTGTCTGGACATCATCGGTGGAATGACGCCTGAGGAGGCAGCAGAGGAGTATAACCGCATACAGACGGAGAAAGTGAGAGTCAATGTTCCATAA
- a CDS encoding diphosphate--fructose-6-phosphate 1-phosphotransferase: MAENVLVVHGGGPTAVINASLYGVIQQARESGIVDHVYGAVGGTEGVLKERFLDLMAYPEETLKLLLTTPASAIGSSRYALEPEDYAVMVEICRRHQITCVLLNGGNGTMDTCGRLYEACREAGIRVTGIPKTIDNDIAVTDHTPGYGSAARYLAETVAEVGADVKSLPIHVCIVEAMGRNAGWITAASVLARKKPGDAPHLIYLPERPFVETEFLEDVKRLYEEKGGVVVVASEGLKGEDGRPIVPPIFQTGRSTYYGDVSAYLAELVIRKLGIKARSEKPGICGRASIALQSPVDRAEAVLAGREALKAALNGESGVMAGFIREETGDGSYRIQVRMIPVSQVMMYERTVPDEYINERGNDVTDAFARWCKPLIGSEIRKFIDFQEIYQNQEQECRQRLVDKGGKA, translated from the coding sequence ATGGCAGAGAATGTATTGGTGGTGCATGGCGGCGGCCCGACAGCTGTGATCAATGCATCCCTCTATGGAGTGATTCAGCAGGCCAGGGAAAGCGGTATCGTGGACCATGTCTACGGAGCGGTCGGAGGCACGGAAGGGGTCCTAAAAGAGCGTTTTTTGGATCTTATGGCGTATCCGGAAGAAACGCTGAAGCTGCTTTTGACCACGCCGGCATCGGCAATCGGTTCCTCACGGTATGCTCTGGAGCCGGAGGACTATGCGGTGATGGTGGAGATATGTCGCCGCCATCAAATCACCTGCGTGCTTTTAAATGGCGGGAATGGAACTATGGATACCTGCGGCAGGCTTTACGAGGCATGCCGGGAGGCGGGAATCCGTGTGACCGGGATACCTAAAACCATAGACAATGACATTGCAGTCACCGACCATACACCTGGTTACGGCAGCGCGGCCCGATATCTTGCAGAGACGGTTGCAGAGGTGGGAGCGGATGTGAAGTCCCTGCCGATTCATGTATGCATTGTTGAAGCCATGGGCAGGAATGCGGGATGGATCACTGCGGCGTCTGTGCTGGCGAGAAAAAAGCCTGGCGATGCCCCTCATCTGATCTATCTGCCGGAACGCCCTTTCGTGGAAACCGAGTTTTTGGAGGATGTGAAGCGGCTGTATGAGGAAAAGGGCGGAGTTGTTGTGGTTGCCAGCGAGGGGCTGAAAGGGGAGGACGGGAGGCCAATCGTGCCGCCCATTTTCCAGACCGGACGTTCTACCTATTATGGGGATGTGAGCGCTTATCTGGCGGAGCTTGTGATTCGGAAGCTGGGTATTAAGGCGAGAAGTGAGAAGCCGGGTATCTGTGGGAGAGCGTCTATCGCCCTACAGTCTCCTGTGGATCGGGCGGAGGCGGTTCTTGCGGGACGCGAGGCTTTGAAGGCAGCTCTAAACGGAGAGAGCGGCGTGATGGCTGGATTCATCCGGGAGGAGACCGGGGATGGCAGCTATCGGATTCAGGTCCGTATGATACCTGTCAGCCAGGTGATGATGTATGAGCGAACCGTACCGGATGAATATATAAACGAACGCGGAAATGATGTGACAGATGCTTTTGCCAGATGGTGTAAACCACTCATCGGCTCAGAGATCAGGAAATTCATAGATTTTCAGGAAATATACCAGAATCAGGAACAGGAGTGCAGACAACGGCTCGTGGACAAAGGAGGGAAGGCATGA
- a CDS encoding lactate racemase domain-containing protein, translating to MKVSFEYGQGLMAAELPDSTDIFIPGETVPDPPCIPEDQIEAKTLESIRNPMGMEPLSELAHKGSKVTIIFPDRVKGGEQPTSHRKVSIRLILNELYAAGVEKKDILLICSNGLHRRNTEQEIRGVLGDELFHEFWYTHQIINHDSEDYEHMVDLGTTDRGDPVLMNKYVYDSDVAILIGHTQGNPYGGYSGGYKHCATGITHWRSIASHHVPEVMHRKDFTPVSGKSLMRTKFDEIGQHMEACMGKKFFCCDAVLDTRSRQIEINSGYAKVMQPHSWVMADKRTYVPWAEKKYDVMIFGMPQFFHYGEGMGTNPIMMMQAISAQVIRHKRIMSDNCVIICASICNGYFHDELWPYTREMYEMFQKDSMNTLPDMNRYGEYFATNEEYIRKYRFANAFHPFHGFSMISCAHIAEMNTSAIYICGAQEPGYARGMGMKTRATIEEALEDAKKKFVGPDPNILAMPQTFKLGAVHLMMKDDVYEGKGAEDCHCAAHMHGHR from the coding sequence ATGAAAGTATCATTTGAATATGGACAGGGACTTATGGCGGCAGAGCTGCCGGACAGCACAGATATCTTTATCCCGGGCGAGACCGTCCCGGACCCGCCCTGTATCCCGGAGGACCAGATCGAAGCGAAGACACTGGAATCCATCCGGAATCCTATGGGGATGGAGCCGCTCTCCGAGCTGGCTCACAAGGGTTCTAAGGTGACGATCATCTTTCCGGACCGGGTAAAAGGGGGCGAGCAGCCAACATCCCACAGGAAAGTATCGATCCGGTTGATCCTCAATGAGCTCTATGCGGCAGGCGTGGAGAAGAAGGATATCCTTCTGATCTGTTCCAACGGCCTGCACCGCAGAAATACGGAGCAGGAGATCCGGGGCGTGCTGGGGGATGAGCTGTTCCATGAATTCTGGTATACCCACCAGATCATCAACCATGACAGCGAGGATTACGAGCACATGGTAGACTTGGGGACCACCGACAGGGGGGACCCGGTGCTGATGAACAAATATGTCTATGACAGCGACGTGGCGATCCTGATCGGGCATACCCAGGGCAATCCTTACGGCGGCTATTCCGGCGGCTATAAGCACTGCGCCACAGGGATCACCCACTGGAGATCCATCGCCTCCCATCATGTGCCGGAGGTGATGCACCGGAAGGATTTCACGCCGGTCAGCGGCAAGTCCCTGATGCGCACCAAGTTTGATGAGATCGGACAGCACATGGAAGCCTGCATGGGCAAAAAATTCTTCTGCTGCGATGCGGTTTTGGACACCAGATCCCGGCAGATCGAGATCAACAGCGGCTATGCAAAGGTGATGCAGCCCCACTCCTGGGTCATGGCGGACAAGCGCACTTACGTGCCGTGGGCGGAGAAAAAGTATGATGTGATGATCTTTGGGATGCCCCAGTTCTTCCATTACGGAGAGGGCATGGGTACCAACCCGATCATGATGATGCAGGCGATCTCCGCGCAGGTCATCCGCCACAAACGGATCATGAGCGACAACTGCGTGATCATCTGCGCATCCATCTGCAACGGGTATTTCCACGATGAGCTGTGGCCCTACACCAGGGAAATGTATGAGATGTTCCAAAAGGATTCCATGAACACCCTGCCGGATATGAACCGTTACGGGGAGTATTTTGCAACCAATGAGGAATATATCAGGAAATACCGGTTTGCCAACGCCTTCCATCCGTTCCATGGATTTTCCATGATAAGCTGCGCCCACATTGCGGAGATGAACACCTCGGCGATCTATATCTGCGGGGCACAGGAACCGGGCTATGCCAGAGGCATGGGCATGAAGACCCGCGCCACCATCGAGGAGGCGCTGGAGGACGCAAAGAAGAAATTTGTGGGGCCAGACCCGAACATCCTGGCGATGCCCCAGACCTTCAAGCTGGGTGCGGTCCATCTGATGATGAAGGATGATGTCTATGAGGGCAAGGGCGCGGAGGACTGCCACTGTGCGGCCCATATGCATGGGCACAGATAG